A stretch of the Vulcanisaeta souniana JCM 11219 genome encodes the following:
- a CDS encoding AbrB/MazE/SpoVT family DNA-binding domain-containing protein: MVLRVTIHRRTKRINVVSLPYLVKVYINNQVLLPASLVRALGLSNHRFVNIELEYKGFMIELRNVRLLRTRHTDSRQFTIPRDVRKLYGIGPSDIIKILSIEPSIVNQ, encoded by the coding sequence ATGGTACTTAGGGTAACTATCCATAGGAGAACAAAGAGGATCAATGTGGTAAGTCTACCTTATCTAGTTAAGGTGTACATAAATAACCAAGTTCTATTACCAGCTAGCCTAGTTAGGGCCTTAGGCCTATCTAACCATAGGTTTGTTAATATAGAGCTTGAGTATAAGGGTTTCATGATCGAGCTAAGGAACGTTAGACTACTCAGGACTAGGCATACGGACTCTAGGCAATTCACAATACCCAGAGATGTAAGGAAATTATATGGTATTGGCCCTAGTGATATTATTAAGATACTATCCATAGAGCCATCCATTGTTAATCAATGA